From the Candidatus Hydrogenedentota bacterium genome, the window GTACAACGAACGGCACGGGCAAGGTCGCGGAATTGACCTTCGACGAAGTGCGCGCGCTCGATGCGGGCAGTTGGTTCGGTCCCGAATTCGCCGGAACGCCCGTGCCCACGTTCGAAGAGGCGCTGGACACCATACCGCCGGGCATTTTGTGCAACGTGCACCTGAAGACCGGACCGGGGCTCGCGGCGGACACGGTCCGCGTAATCCAGGCAAAGGGACGGCTCGCGGATTGCTTCCTCGCATGCGAGGAAGACCAGGCGGCGGAGGCGAAGGCCGTCGTGCCGGAAATCCGCATCTGCAACATGTCGCGCCAAGGTCCAGACCGCAAACCATACGTCGACCGCACCATCGAACTGCGGACGGCGTTCATCCAGCTTCCGTTCGTGGGCGGTACGGACGGGCTGAAAGAGGACGTGGACCGGCTCCACGCCGCGGGCGTCACCGTGAACTGGTTCCACGCCACGCAGGAACCCATGATCCGCGCCGTCGCCGCCGCGGGTGTCGATTACCTGCTCACCGACGACCTCGACCTCTGCCAACGGGTCTTGAAAGACCTCGCCGCACAGCACTAACGGGAACTGGCACAAGCGAGCGTGCGCATAATCCCGCGTAAGACCAAATCACGCGTGGACGTCCGCGTGTTTCTTGGAAATTCGTGCGATGCCTCTAAAGGTCTATAAACAACCACGGGATTTCATGGCAGCGGTGCAGGATGCCTTTGAACGCAATGAGGTCGCGAATAACCTCACGCTAGGCACCGGCTTGCGTCTGATCAAGGACCCGAGTGCCTTCGGAGCGCAGCCGTTTCTCGCGGCGGCGTGGCGCGAAGACACCCCATCGCTCGCCGCCGTCATGACGCCGCCCTATCCGTTGCAGGTCTGCGACCTGGCGGACGGCTGGCAGGACGCGGTCCCGAACCTGGCCCGCGAACTGCGGCGGAGCGGCACGCCCGTGAGCGGGGTGTTCGCGTCCGAACCGGCGGCCCGGGCGTTCGCGGACGTCTGGTGCGCGATGAACGGCTGCGCGCACCGCGTCGCAAAACGCGCGCGCGTGCACCAGTTGACCGCCGTGACGCATCCGGCTTACGGCCCGGGCGTATTCCGCGCGGCGAACGAACACGACCTTCCGTTGCTGACGGAGTGGATTTGCGCGTTCCAGGCCGCCGCCGACCAACACAGCCCGAACGATGAGTCAACCGATCGCAAGCGCGCGCAGGAAGCCATCGAGGAAGGCCGCGCCTGCTTCTGGGAAGACGGACGACCGGTATCCATGGCGTTGCGCGTGCGCACGACGCGCCACGCCGAATGCATCGGCGGCGTGTACACCCCGCACGAGTTCCGCAAGCGCGG encodes:
- a CDS encoding glycerophosphodiester phosphodiesterase, producing MKSLRNTVLLLVLVVGSGLAAAEPRACAHRGDVMAAPENTVPAFVSAVKKGAAMIEFDVQKTKDGHLVIMHDPTVDRTTNGTGKVAELTFDEVRALDAGSWFGPEFAGTPVPTFEEALDTIPPGILCNVHLKTGPGLAADTVRVIQAKGRLADCFLACEEDQAAEAKAVVPEIRICNMSRQGPDRKPYVDRTIELRTAFIQLPFVGGTDGLKEDVDRLHAAGVTVNWFHATQEPMIRAVAAAGVDYLLTDDLDLCQRVLKDLAAQH